The DNA window CGGTTCGAGCGAGCCGTGTCGGAGCGCAACTACGGCGGGTTGGGCCTAGGCCTGTGGATCGTGCGTCAGATCGTCGAGGTGCATGGTGGCGCTGTGCGCGTCGACAGCGCCGTCGGTCAGGGCTCCACCTTCACTGTGGAGCTGCCGCTGCTCGACGCGTGACGCGGGCATACGGGGCGCCGACGTGCTCGGCGTAATCCACGCCGATCTTCCTGCTTCGTGTTTCCTCGCGAGCGCCGCGCGCAGGGACTTCCTCCTGCTGCATCGAAGCTCGGAGGGGATGCACATGACGAAGCGCGGACACGGCTTGCTCGTGATCGGCTTGATGCTCGGCGTTTCTGGCGTCAACGTGGGCTGCGGCGCGGAGGAAGGCGTCACGGTCGAGGAGTACGGCCGACTGCCCGACCGAGGCGGTGATGGAGGTGGGATGGGAGAAGGCGGCCCTGGTGGCCGCGGGGGGAGTGACGACGGAAGGCCCGAGGTCACTCCACAGTCGGAGCTACGCGTCGCACACCTCTCCCCGAACGGCGCGGCGTTCGACGTGTGCTTGATCCACGGCGACGAGCGGCTCGGGCCGCTGATGGGCGGCCTCGGCGTCGAGGGCGGGATCAAGTACACCTCGGTGACCCGCTATTTCTCGTTCGCGCCCGGCACGTACACGATCCGGCTGGTGGACGTGGGCGCGCTCGACTGCGAGTCCCATTTCCTGGGCGCCAGCGACATGGACAACGTGGTCCTCGCGCCGGGACGGCGCAGCACCCTGGCAGCCCTGGGAGAGATGGACGCCGTGCTCACGGCCGAGAGGTTCAG is part of the Chondromyces crocatus genome and encodes:
- a CDS encoding DUF4397 domain-containing protein, which translates into the protein MTKRGHGLLVIGLMLGVSGVNVGCGAEEGVTVEEYGRLPDRGGDGGGMGEGGPGGRGGSDDGRPEVTPQSELRVAHLSPNGAAFDVCLIHGDERLGPLMGGLGVEGGIKYTSVTRYFSFAPGTYTIRLVDVGALDCESHFLGASDMDNVVLAPGRRSTLAALGEMDAVLTAERFRLELLPDESSVASGSTSVRLFHAVPDAKLVDIGEGSGAAFSAVVTEVPFGRSGVGADGLGFLSLLPRSGTTISVRLTDEADDLITSPPLTFHSQQASSVFVVGNLDDLPRPLAVMHCNDLAEPSEHMTNCQIF